A region of Vibrio chagasii DNA encodes the following proteins:
- a CDS encoding glycosyltransferase family 4 protein, with the protein MKLVIYRRKIFTSSGAGQLIVMQAKKLRKLGRAFELTCQKGWGSLWFKHFQPAKKAKVVNDKLIINESQNTAIIDHEGSLRNADLTFIHNVPLTNIVHDENSFTGWLRRSENHVFTPSQCAKNVMVNLGIEKSRISVIHPGYNHQKFNPTVKAQHQHKAKQALGLGEYSKVIGFITSGHFEKRGLKEFLDICQKVATERDDIAFFVLGAKRIPKELSQHPALSLKQFRYKPSNSKPNFWLSSLDIFVYPAKFEEFGMVVAEALAMGTPVITTQNVGAHEILSEEFKDWINPSVDVDWFSERILRLADDNNLFEGLVKAAAKSATYDDTDYATRSLAAIDQHLLQR; encoded by the coding sequence ATGAAACTAGTAATTTACAGAAGAAAAATATTTACCTCTAGCGGTGCAGGCCAGCTCATTGTCATGCAAGCAAAGAAATTGAGAAAATTAGGTAGAGCCTTTGAATTAACTTGCCAAAAAGGCTGGGGATCCCTTTGGTTTAAGCACTTTCAACCGGCAAAAAAAGCAAAGGTGGTCAACGATAAGTTAATAATTAATGAGTCACAAAACACTGCTATCATTGATCATGAAGGTAGTCTCAGGAATGCTGATCTGACTTTTATCCACAATGTTCCATTAACGAATATTGTACATGATGAAAATAGCTTCACGGGATGGCTTAGACGGAGTGAAAACCATGTGTTTACTCCCTCACAATGCGCAAAAAATGTAATGGTCAACCTCGGAATAGAGAAATCTCGAATATCTGTTATCCACCCTGGTTACAATCACCAAAAATTTAACCCAACAGTCAAAGCACAACATCAGCATAAGGCCAAACAAGCTCTTGGTTTAGGTGAGTACTCAAAAGTTATTGGCTTCATCACCTCTGGACACTTTGAGAAGCGTGGATTAAAGGAGTTTTTGGACATTTGCCAAAAGGTAGCAACAGAAAGAGACGACATCGCATTTTTTGTTCTAGGTGCCAAAAGAATCCCAAAAGAGTTAAGTCAGCATCCAGCTCTATCTCTCAAACAGTTCCGCTACAAACCAAGTAACTCTAAACCTAATTTTTGGTTAAGCTCGTTGGATATTTTTGTCTACCCTGCAAAATTCGAAGAGTTTGGAATGGTTGTAGCTGAAGCTCTGGCTATGGGCACCCCTGTCATTACAACTCAAAACGTTGGGGCTCACGAGATATTAAGTGAAGAATTTAAAGACTGGATAAACCCTTCTGTAGATGTAGATTGGTTTTCAGAACGCATACTTCGATTAGCAGACGACAACAATCTTTTCGAAGGCCTAGTCAAAGCTGCCGCTAAATCAGCGACCTATGACGATACCGACTATGCCACCCGCTCTTTGGCCGCTATAGATCAACATCTACTGCAACGTTAA
- the waaF gene encoding lipopolysaccharide heptosyltransferase II, whose product MKRILVIGPSWVGDMVMSQCLYSTLKQQKPDAIIDVMAPAWCRPILERMPEVNKALSLPFGHGDFKFSERRSLGKSLQGKYDEAYVLPNSAKSALIPWFAKIPVRTGWKGEMRFGLLNDIRPNKKSFQFMTERYAALAYPKEKMTGSEALGGLEKLPKPNLYIDKKSQKLAVEKFNLKTKRPTVGLCPGAEFGPAKQWPTAHYAEVASAQIKKGAQVWLFGSAKDSATTQKIISHIPEPLREYVFDLAGKTSLIEAVDLLACCQTVVSNDSGLMHVACAAGCDVVGVYGSTSPSYTPPLAKRSTVVHTEIECRPCFKRECPYEHLKCLTELKPEKVNHAIQELSKQRLETIITTSKVNS is encoded by the coding sequence ATGAAACGAATTTTAGTTATTGGCCCATCTTGGGTTGGAGATATGGTCATGTCTCAATGCCTTTATAGCACTCTCAAACAACAAAAACCTGATGCTATCATAGATGTGATGGCTCCAGCGTGGTGTCGGCCAATACTAGAGCGTATGCCCGAAGTAAATAAAGCTCTGTCTTTACCTTTTGGTCATGGCGATTTCAAATTCTCAGAGCGCCGTTCCCTTGGGAAATCTTTGCAAGGAAAATACGATGAGGCCTACGTACTACCCAACTCAGCAAAATCGGCCTTAATTCCATGGTTTGCCAAAATTCCTGTCAGAACAGGGTGGAAAGGAGAGATGCGCTTCGGTCTTTTGAATGATATTAGACCAAACAAAAAGTCCTTCCAATTCATGACTGAACGCTATGCTGCACTAGCCTACCCAAAAGAAAAAATGACGGGCTCGGAAGCACTTGGCGGACTAGAAAAGCTACCCAAACCTAATCTCTATATAGACAAAAAATCACAGAAGCTGGCTGTCGAAAAGTTTAACTTAAAAACTAAACGCCCAACTGTAGGTCTATGCCCTGGAGCTGAGTTTGGCCCAGCAAAACAATGGCCAACAGCGCATTATGCAGAAGTTGCATCCGCTCAAATAAAGAAAGGGGCACAAGTTTGGTTATTTGGTTCAGCAAAAGACAGTGCTACGACTCAGAAAATCATTTCACACATCCCCGAGCCATTAAGAGAGTATGTCTTCGACCTAGCGGGAAAAACAAGCTTAATCGAGGCCGTTGATCTATTAGCATGCTGTCAGACTGTAGTCAGTAATGACTCAGGGTTAATGCATGTCGCTTGTGCTGCCGGCTGTGATGTTGTAGGTGTCTACGGCTCTACTTCACCCAGTTATACTCCACCATTAGCGAAACGCAGCACCGTTGTACATACTGAAATAGAATGCCGTCCTTGTTTCAAGCGTGAATGCCCCTATGAGCATTTAAAATGCTTGACTGAGCTAAAGCCAGAAAAAGTTAATCATGCAATTCAAGAGCTGAGTAAACAAAGGCTAGAAACGATTATCACAACTTCCAAAGTAAACTCGTAA
- the radC gene encoding DNA repair protein RadC: protein MPINKMPAESMPREKLLTRGPGSLSDAELLAIFLRTGTQGMNVLELADKLLKDFGSLRHLFSATQAEFCAHKGMGQAKYVQLQAVLEMTQRYLAETLSRGDALTSPSHTKLYLSSMLRDRQREAFYILFLDNQNRVIKDEVMFEGTIDAASVYPREVVKRALHHNAAALILAHNHPSGIAEPSQADRRITRRLTDALALVDIRILDHFVVGDGEVVSFAERGWI, encoded by the coding sequence ATGCCGATAAATAAAATGCCCGCAGAGTCGATGCCAAGAGAGAAACTGCTTACTCGAGGGCCGGGTTCTTTGAGTGATGCAGAGTTGCTAGCCATCTTTCTGCGAACTGGCACACAAGGAATGAACGTTCTAGAGCTGGCAGACAAACTACTCAAGGACTTCGGTTCACTCAGGCACCTTTTCTCAGCAACACAAGCTGAGTTCTGTGCTCATAAGGGGATGGGACAAGCGAAGTATGTTCAATTGCAGGCTGTATTAGAGATGACGCAGCGTTATCTCGCAGAGACCTTATCTCGAGGTGATGCACTGACCAGCCCGAGTCATACTAAGCTTTATCTTTCGAGTATGCTGCGCGACCGCCAGAGAGAAGCCTTCTATATATTGTTTCTTGATAATCAAAATAGGGTAATAAAGGATGAAGTGATGTTTGAGGGGACGATTGATGCTGCATCGGTTTACCCCAGAGAGGTCGTTAAACGGGCGCTTCACCATAATGCAGCCGCACTTATTCTGGCGCATAACCACCCCTCGGGTATTGCAGAGCCAAGCCAAGCAGACAGACGAATAACCCGTCGATTGACTGATGCCTTAGCGCTGGTGGACATTCGAATTCTCGACCATTTTGTGGTCGGAGACGGCGAAGTTGTCTCTTTTGCTGAGCGCGGATGGATTTGA
- the waaA gene encoding lipid IV(A) 3-deoxy-D-manno-octulosonic acid transferase yields MAIRFIYTLLLALVAPFLLLSLYKNKPGKPKFGSRWKEHWGLTPKADGVDPIWIHAVSVGESIAATPIIRELKALNPQREIVVTTTTSTGAAQIDKLGDLVTHRYMPIDFPWCISGFLKSVQPSKMIIIETELWPNTLHQVAKLDIPIIVINARLSERSCLRYRRFQCVFNLLSKNITALLCQYQSDADRFIRLGIQKEQINVTGSIKFDIDVSQKIVDEGNSLRKQLGKDRPVWIAASTHKGEDEIILAAHQLILEKKPNALLVLVPRHPERFNDVESLCKNSGMNVTRRTNDKLYSNNTNVYLADTMGEMMTLISSSDICFMGGSLLGGKVGGHNFIEPAALKKPCLTGPSYFNFSDIAQQLIQVEALQVIKSHDELSLHILGLIDSPAKSVQMGTNALSVVKQNQGALKKTIGMIEV; encoded by the coding sequence ATGGCGATTCGCTTTATCTATACGCTCCTACTAGCGTTAGTTGCACCTTTCCTATTGCTTTCCCTGTACAAGAACAAGCCTGGAAAGCCCAAATTTGGGTCTCGCTGGAAAGAACATTGGGGGCTGACTCCAAAAGCCGATGGAGTCGATCCTATTTGGATCCACGCCGTATCAGTAGGCGAATCTATCGCAGCGACTCCGATCATCCGAGAGCTAAAAGCTCTTAACCCACAACGTGAGATTGTAGTTACCACAACAACGAGTACTGGTGCTGCGCAAATAGATAAACTCGGCGATTTAGTCACACACCGCTACATGCCCATAGATTTCCCCTGGTGCATAAGCGGCTTTCTAAAATCCGTGCAGCCTTCGAAAATGATAATCATTGAAACTGAGCTGTGGCCAAACACGCTACATCAAGTGGCGAAGCTTGATATTCCAATTATTGTAATCAATGCTCGCCTTTCCGAGCGCTCCTGCCTAAGGTATCGAAGATTCCAATGTGTTTTTAATTTGCTATCAAAAAATATCACAGCGTTACTTTGCCAGTACCAAAGTGATGCGGACCGATTTATAAGGCTCGGTATTCAAAAAGAGCAAATTAATGTAACTGGCTCGATTAAATTTGATATCGATGTATCACAGAAAATAGTTGATGAAGGTAACTCTTTGCGTAAGCAACTAGGGAAAGATCGTCCAGTATGGATTGCAGCTAGCACTCACAAGGGTGAAGATGAAATTATCCTTGCTGCGCATCAATTGATTTTAGAAAAGAAACCGAATGCTCTTTTAGTTCTAGTTCCTCGTCACCCAGAAAGGTTCAATGACGTAGAGTCGCTTTGCAAGAATTCAGGAATGAATGTAACAAGAAGAACAAACGATAAACTCTATAGTAATAATACAAACGTCTACTTAGCAGATACTATGGGAGAGATGATGACTCTGATTTCCTCAAGTGATATTTGTTTTATGGGGGGAAGTTTACTGGGTGGCAAAGTCGGAGGTCATAATTTCATTGAGCCTGCTGCACTAAAAAAGCCTTGTCTAACAGGTCCAAGTTATTTTAATTTTTCAGATATTGCACAGCAACTTATACAAGTTGAAGCGCTCCAAGTTATAAAATCACACGATGAGCTTAGTCTCCATATACTCGGTTTAATTGATTCTCCAGCTAAGAGTGTTCAGATGGGAACCAACGCACTAAGTGTAGTAAAGCAGAATCAAGGGGCTCTCAAAAAAACAATTGGCATGATAGAGGTTTGA
- a CDS encoding glycosyltransferase family 2 protein has translation MTTHVSIGVLMIVKNAEQHLEKTLSSVSSWVDEIVILDSGSTDGTLNIARKYTDSVYHQDWLGFGPQRQKAQSLMSSDWVLPLDSDEEVSPELKASILHAIKTDDGKSVYKINRLTEAFGKFIRHSGWYPDRVTRLYPRLATQYNDVLVHESVIVPEGFKVKQLDGDLFHYTIDSMPNYVRKTQHYMEAWADQREGKKSVSLSSAISHGFFRFFKMYIIKRGFLDGRHGLLLALLSANTTFTRYADLWLRDYMKKKRVE, from the coding sequence ATGACAACTCATGTGAGTATCGGCGTTCTTATGATCGTCAAAAATGCAGAACAACACCTGGAAAAAACCTTGTCTTCCGTTTCAAGCTGGGTGGATGAAATCGTGATTTTGGACTCAGGCAGTACTGACGGTACCCTGAATATCGCAAGAAAATATACCGATTCTGTCTATCACCAAGACTGGCTTGGTTTTGGTCCTCAGCGACAAAAAGCGCAAAGTTTGATGAGCAGTGACTGGGTTCTACCACTAGATTCTGATGAAGAGGTATCTCCTGAACTTAAAGCATCTATTCTTCATGCAATAAAAACGGACGATGGTAAATCAGTATATAAAATTAACCGCTTAACTGAAGCTTTTGGTAAATTTATTCGGCACTCAGGGTGGTACCCTGACCGAGTCACTCGCCTCTACCCAAGGCTAGCCACACAATATAATGACGTCCTAGTGCATGAATCAGTGATTGTGCCAGAGGGTTTTAAAGTAAAGCAATTAGACGGCGACCTATTTCACTATACAATTGACTCTATGCCGAATTACGTCCGAAAGACTCAACACTATATGGAAGCTTGGGCAGATCAACGAGAAGGAAAAAAATCGGTATCACTGAGTAGTGCAATCAGTCATGGTTTTTTCCGATTTTTCAAAATGTATATTATCAAACGCGGTTTTCTTGATGGAAGACATGGGTTGTTACTAGCCCTACTTAGCGCTAATACAACATTTACACGCTATGCGGACCTATGGCTACGAGATTACATGAAGAAGAAGAGAGTTGAGTAA
- the rpmG gene encoding 50S ribosomal protein L33 yields MAKGIREKIRLVSSAGTGHFYTTDKNKRNMPGKFEIKKFDPVVRQHVMYKEAKIK; encoded by the coding sequence ATGGCTAAAGGCATTCGTGAGAAAATTCGTCTAGTATCTTCTGCAGGTACTGGTCACTTCTACACAACTGATAAGAACAAGCGTAACATGCCAGGCAAATTTGAGATCAAAAAGTTTGATCCAGTAGTTCGCCAACACGTTATGTACAAAGAAGCGAAAATCAAGTAA
- a CDS encoding glycosyltransferase family 9 protein, producing the protein MALFSSAPKKLCVLRLSAIGDVCHAISVIQAIQQHWPTTEITWVTGKVEAQLIQDLPNLKVVVFDKQQGFAGMRNVWKELSNTRFDCLLHMQAALRASVLSLGIKARYKVGFSRNRTREGQYFFTNKHLPNTSAFHVLDNFAEFARYIGVPFDKPQWDIPLKQQELDFAKKNIPNNTLVICPSASKDERNWLTDRYVQLIDYAHRKGLSITLCGSPSEREMLLGQKIEALCASPVNNLIGKTNLKQLIAVLAKARIVVAPDSGPAHMATTQGTPVIGLYAHSNPERTGPYNSLNLVVTSYDSHIKNQSKSASWGTRAKGDTLMEAITFESVKEKLDSTLNKNVS; encoded by the coding sequence ATGGCTCTATTTTCTTCTGCCCCAAAAAAATTATGTGTGCTCCGTCTTTCAGCAATTGGAGACGTTTGTCATGCTATCTCGGTAATACAAGCTATCCAGCAGCACTGGCCTACTACTGAAATTACTTGGGTCACAGGCAAAGTGGAAGCTCAACTCATTCAAGATCTACCAAATTTAAAAGTAGTCGTGTTCGACAAACAGCAGGGCTTTGCTGGAATGCGAAATGTTTGGAAGGAATTGTCAAATACCCGCTTTGATTGCCTTTTACATATGCAAGCTGCTCTTAGAGCTAGCGTACTTTCTCTCGGTATAAAAGCTAGATATAAAGTAGGATTTAGTCGCAATCGAACTAGAGAAGGGCAATACTTCTTCACTAACAAACACTTACCAAACACTAGTGCTTTCCATGTTCTAGACAACTTTGCAGAATTCGCACGCTATATCGGTGTCCCGTTTGATAAACCGCAATGGGATATTCCTTTGAAACAGCAAGAATTAGATTTTGCAAAAAAGAATATACCCAACAATACATTGGTAATATGCCCTTCTGCGAGTAAGGATGAACGTAACTGGTTGACAGATAGGTATGTTCAGCTAATCGACTACGCTCATAGAAAAGGTTTAAGTATTACTCTATGCGGTTCTCCGTCAGAGAGAGAGATGTTATTGGGACAAAAGATTGAAGCTTTATGCGCATCACCTGTTAACAATTTAATAGGCAAAACAAATCTCAAGCAACTTATCGCAGTCCTCGCTAAAGCTCGTATCGTAGTAGCCCCTGACTCCGGCCCTGCTCATATGGCAACAACACAGGGTACACCAGTAATTGGGCTTTACGCACATAGTAACCCTGAACGAACAGGGCCATATAATAGCCTCAACCTAGTTGTAACTTCCTACGATAGCCATATTAAAAATCAATCTAAATCAGCTTCATGGGGAACTCGAGCCAAAGGTGATACACTTATGGAAGCTATTACTTTTGAATCAGTAAAGGAAAAGCTAGATAGCACCTTAAACAAAAACGTAAGTTGA
- the rpmB gene encoding 50S ribosomal protein L28: protein MSRVCQVTGKRPVTGNNRSHARNATKRRFLPNLQTHRFWVESEKRFVKLRLTAKGMRIIDKKGIDAVLVDIRARGENV from the coding sequence ATGTCCCGAGTATGCCAAGTAACTGGTAAGCGTCCAGTAACGGGTAACAACCGTTCACACGCACGCAATGCTACTAAGCGCCGTTTTCTGCCGAACCTACAAACTCATCGTTTCTGGGTAGAGAGCGAAAAACGTTTTGTTAAACTACGTCTAACTGCTAAAGGCATGCGTATCATTGATAAGAAAGGCATCGATGCTGTTCTTGTTGATATTCGTGCACGTGGCGAAAACGTTTAA
- the coaD gene encoding pantetheine-phosphate adenylyltransferase, with the protein MKKKVIYPGTFDPITNGHLDLIERATKMFDEIIIAVAASPSKNTLFTLEERVNLVTDVTADMPNVIVKGFSGLMVDFAKQEQANILIRGLRTTVDFEYEFGLTNMYRRLLPGLESVFLTPSEEYAFLSSTIVREVAIHGGDISQFVPQKVADEIKLKTVKQSCIQKQK; encoded by the coding sequence ATGAAGAAGAAAGTTATTTACCCAGGTACTTTTGATCCTATAACTAACGGACATCTTGACCTCATTGAGCGTGCAACGAAGATGTTTGATGAGATCATTATTGCGGTAGCTGCAAGTCCAAGTAAAAACACTTTGTTTACCTTAGAAGAGCGTGTAAACCTAGTGACAGATGTCACTGCAGATATGCCTAATGTTATAGTCAAAGGTTTCTCTGGCTTAATGGTTGATTTTGCTAAACAAGAACAAGCTAACATACTCATCCGTGGCTTGCGTACTACGGTAGACTTTGAATATGAGTTCGGCTTAACCAATATGTACCGAAGGCTCCTACCCGGCCTGGAAAGCGTGTTCCTAACCCCTTCGGAAGAGTATGCTTTCCTATCTTCGACTATTGTTCGTGAAGTCGCGATACATGGAGGAGACATAAGTCAGTTTGTGCCACAGAAAGTGGCAGATGAAATCAAACTGAAAACAGTGAAACAATCCTGTATTCAAAAACAAAAATAG
- the mutM gene encoding bifunctional DNA-formamidopyrimidine glycosylase/DNA-(apurinic or apyrimidinic site) lyase — protein sequence MPELPEVEVSRMGISPHLVGETIKTLTFRTPKLRWDIPQELKKLEGQVIRAISRRAKYLLIETDTGTAIVHLGMSGSLRVLDADFPAAKHDHVDLKLTNGKVLRYNDPRRFGAWLWSAPDEVHSVLLGSGPEPLTDDFNADYIAEKAEKRKVAVKQFIMDNKVVVGVGNIYANEALFSAKIHPLRSANKVTKAEWILLTDEIKQVLATAIKQGGTTLKDFSQADGKPGYFAQELQVYGKAGEKCPSCEALIQELKIGQRNTFYCEECQV from the coding sequence ATGCCTGAGTTACCCGAAGTCGAAGTAAGCCGCATGGGGATCTCGCCTCATTTAGTCGGCGAGACTATTAAGACACTGACCTTTCGCACGCCAAAGCTACGTTGGGATATTCCACAAGAGCTTAAAAAGCTAGAAGGGCAGGTGATTCGTGCGATCTCACGTCGTGCTAAGTACCTGTTGATTGAAACTGATACAGGTACTGCTATCGTTCATCTTGGAATGTCTGGATCACTGCGCGTATTAGATGCCGATTTCCCGGCGGCAAAGCACGATCACGTGGATCTCAAGCTCACTAACGGCAAGGTACTGCGCTATAACGATCCGCGTCGTTTTGGCGCTTGGTTATGGTCGGCGCCTGATGAAGTTCACTCTGTGTTGCTTGGCTCTGGTCCTGAGCCGTTAACGGATGACTTTAACGCTGACTATATCGCAGAAAAGGCAGAAAAGCGTAAAGTTGCGGTCAAGCAGTTCATCATGGACAACAAAGTGGTGGTCGGTGTCGGGAATATCTACGCTAATGAAGCTTTGTTCTCTGCAAAAATCCACCCGTTACGATCAGCAAACAAGGTCACTAAAGCTGAATGGATCTTGTTAACCGATGAGATCAAACAAGTCCTCGCAACGGCTATCAAGCAAGGTGGCACGACACTGAAAGATTTCTCTCAGGCGGACGGTAAACCAGGCTACTTCGCACAAGAGTTGCAAGTATATGGTAAAGCAGGTGAAAAGTGCCCAAGTTGCGAAGCGCTGATTCAAGAGCTAAAAATCGGACAACGCAATACGTTTTATTGCGAAGAGTGCCAAGTCTAG
- a CDS encoding 3-deoxy-D-manno-octulosonic acid kinase, translated as MIKQYLLENQVIWFESRLIDEASPQLFDPDFWKEHDKVIGSAQGRGTTWFVNLGNIHAALRHYRRGGLFGRLVEDRYRFSNWNKTRCYEEMMILDRLHRANVNVPRPLAASAVKTGWTYQADILVEKIPGAKDLVAILKDKELTKELYQGIGKMIAKMHQEQVNHTDLNIHNILLDQSNSVWIIDFDKCRVEPGDKWKTDNLARLLRSYRKEKKNLGIHWREDEWQHLLEGYHSIEH; from the coding sequence ATGATTAAACAATATCTGCTAGAAAATCAGGTTATATGGTTCGAGAGTCGACTGATTGATGAAGCATCACCGCAATTGTTTGATCCTGACTTTTGGAAGGAGCACGATAAAGTCATCGGTAGTGCTCAAGGCAGAGGCACGACTTGGTTTGTTAATTTAGGCAATATTCATGCTGCTCTGCGTCATTATCGCCGCGGTGGCTTGTTTGGAAGGTTGGTAGAAGATCGTTATCGCTTTTCTAATTGGAACAAAACTCGTTGTTACGAAGAAATGATGATCTTGGATAGGCTTCATAGAGCCAATGTCAATGTGCCTAGACCATTAGCCGCCAGCGCTGTGAAAACTGGTTGGACTTATCAAGCCGATATTTTAGTTGAAAAAATCCCAGGAGCTAAAGATTTGGTCGCTATCCTTAAAGACAAGGAGTTAACAAAGGAACTTTATCAAGGTATTGGAAAGATGATAGCCAAAATGCATCAAGAACAAGTTAACCACACCGACCTCAATATCCATAATATTCTATTGGATCAATCGAATTCCGTGTGGATTATTGACTTTGATAAGTGCCGTGTAGAGCCTGGTGATAAATGGAAAACTGATAATCTTGCGCGTTTATTACGGTCTTATAGAAAAGAAAAAAAGAACTTAGGAATTCATTGGCGAGAGGATGAATGGCAACACCTACTTGAGGGCTACCATTCTATTGAACATTAA
- a CDS encoding glycosyltransferase family 4 protein has protein sequence MKICHVNLASGYHGGENQTLQLIKQQLNLGYELTVVANPKSPFAKAVQELGCNCILTKHYLFKHQRSITQGCQVIHVHEGRAIYWALIQHLLFNIPYIITRRIDNSLKKKWLSNLAYEKADALVGLSREIVSRIKSVYPNKLVECIPSSPVRYPSNEQNISRIRQQFTGDYLVIHAANMLDHKGFDVTVEAARTLSKQDPSIHFALLGDGKIRSELEKKAHGLDNISFVGKQEQMGDWFAAADMLVHPSYSEGLGSVILEALDAGLPVAASNAGGIPDIIDHEKSGLLIEPGNSDQLAQAILDTKNNERLRTSILHGAKLKLKTFRIEYTAQRYEELYANLRKE, from the coding sequence ATGAAAATATGTCACGTTAATCTAGCTTCAGGGTACCATGGAGGCGAGAATCAAACACTTCAGCTCATAAAACAGCAGCTTAACCTGGGATATGAACTAACGGTTGTCGCTAACCCGAAAAGCCCTTTCGCTAAAGCAGTGCAAGAGCTAGGGTGCAACTGTATTTTAACCAAGCATTATCTATTCAAACATCAACGTTCAATTACTCAAGGCTGTCAGGTTATCCATGTTCATGAAGGTCGTGCTATTTATTGGGCTCTGATTCAACATTTACTCTTCAATATCCCTTATATAATCACACGCCGAATCGACAACTCGCTCAAGAAGAAATGGCTTTCTAACTTAGCGTACGAGAAAGCAGATGCTCTTGTTGGACTGAGCCGGGAGATTGTATCGCGAATTAAATCTGTATATCCGAATAAACTGGTGGAATGTATCCCTAGCTCTCCTGTACGTTACCCCAGCAATGAACAGAATATATCTAGAATCCGCCAGCAGTTTACAGGTGACTATTTAGTCATCCATGCCGCAAATATGCTTGACCACAAGGGCTTCGATGTAACAGTAGAGGCAGCCAGAACTCTCTCTAAACAGGACCCAAGTATCCATTTTGCCTTGCTTGGTGATGGGAAAATCCGATCTGAGTTAGAGAAAAAGGCTCACGGATTAGACAATATTAGTTTCGTCGGAAAACAAGAGCAAATGGGTGACTGGTTCGCAGCTGCGGATATGCTTGTTCACCCGTCATATTCAGAAGGACTTGGCTCAGTGATTCTCGAGGCTCTTGACGCAGGGTTGCCAGTAGCAGCCAGTAACGCCGGCGGTATTCCAGACATTATTGACCATGAGAAGTCAGGTTTATTAATTGAGCCCGGGAATTCAGATCAACTAGCCCAAGCTATTCTAGATACAAAAAATAACGAGCGACTTCGCACGTCAATCCTCCATGGCGCAAAGCTAAAACTCAAGACTTTCCGTATTGAGTACACAGCTCAACGTTATGAAGAACTATACGCAAACCTAAGAAAAGAGTAA
- a CDS encoding NAD-dependent epimerase: MKYLVTGVAGFIGSAVSERLCAAGHEVIGIDNLNDYYEVSLKHERLKRIEHENLTFIELDLADREGIAELFAQQKFDRVIHLAAQAGVRYSIDNPMAYADSNLVGHLAILEGCRHNKVEHLVYASSSSVYGLNQKMPFHTADSVDHPISLYAATKKSNELMAHTYSHLYDVPTTGLRFFTVYGPWSRPDMAMFKFANLIVAGKEIDIYNNGDMMRDFTYIDDIVEGIIRVQERVPAKQPDWTVEQGSPATSSAPYRVFNIGHGSPVKLMDYIEALETALGIEAKKNFMPMQPGDVYATYADTEDLFEAVGYKPQVKIQEGAKAFADWYKAYYSL, encoded by the coding sequence ATGAAATATTTAGTAACTGGCGTTGCTGGTTTTATTGGCTCTGCAGTGTCAGAGCGACTATGTGCGGCAGGACATGAGGTTATTGGTATCGATAACCTAAATGACTACTACGAAGTCTCTCTGAAACATGAACGCCTTAAGCGTATCGAACATGAAAACCTTACTTTTATCGAGCTTGATCTCGCTGATAGAGAGGGTATCGCTGAGCTTTTCGCACAGCAAAAATTTGACCGTGTTATCCACTTAGCGGCGCAAGCTGGCGTTCGTTACTCAATCGATAATCCAATGGCTTATGCTGACAGCAACCTTGTTGGCCATTTAGCTATTTTGGAAGGTTGCCGTCACAACAAGGTTGAACACCTAGTTTATGCTTCATCAAGCTCGGTATATGGCTTGAACCAGAAAATGCCATTCCACACGGCAGACAGTGTTGACCACCCGATTTCATTGTACGCAGCGACTAAGAAGTCGAATGAGCTGATGGCACATACCTATTCTCATCTATACGATGTACCAACAACAGGTCTACGCTTCTTTACGGTGTACGGTCCTTGGAGCCGCCCAGATATGGCGATGTTTAAGTTTGCGAACTTAATCGTAGCGGGTAAAGAGATCGATATTTACAACAACGGCGACATGATGCGCGACTTCACTTATATCGATGATATCGTTGAAGGCATTATTCGTGTACAAGAGCGAGTTCCAGCAAAACAGCCAGATTGGACAGTAGAGCAAGGATCACCAGCAACTAGCTCTGCACCATACCGAGTGTTCAACATTGGTCATGGTAGCCCTGTTAAATTGATGGATTACATCGAAGCGCTGGAAACGGCTTTAGGTATCGAAGCGAAGAAGAACTTCATGCCAATGCAGCCCGGCGATGTATACGCAACTTATGCCGATACTGAGGATCTGTTTGAAGCTGTAGGCTACAAGCCACAAGTAAAAATCCAAGAAGGCGCCAAAGCATTCGCGGATTGGTACAAAGCTTACTACTCACTGTAA